Proteins found in one Aethina tumida isolate Nest 87 chromosome 1, icAetTumi1.1, whole genome shotgun sequence genomic segment:
- the LOC126266552 gene encoding uncharacterized protein LOC126266552 → MSLIGFIPKKCHRKSSTRLTGYPTVMQKKIRAVDESKVGPLSMLELAARTIVANKIKVNPGDIPSNLESLIKSGFKCINPDCNRVYFDGRRSPFKEYLIVQFLCADCETKKDRIAAKYPKCLKMRHAILHGLWE, encoded by the exons ATGTCTTTAATAGGATTCATTCCGAAGAAATGCCACCGAAAATCATCTACGAGATTGACTGGATATCCAACGGTTATGCAGAAAAAGATTCGTGCTGTTGATGAAAGTAAAGTCGGCCCACTTTCGATGTTGGAACTGGCTGCCAGAACTATTGTGgcaaataaaatcaaagtcAACCCCGGCGATATCCCTTCCAACCTAgagagtttaattaaaagcgGTTTCAAGTGCATCAATCCTGATTGTAATA GAGTATATTTTGATGGAAGAAGATCACCGTttaaggaatatttaattgttcaatttttgtgTGCTGACTGTGAGACTAAAAAAGATAGAATTGCTGCCAAATATCCTAAGTGTCTGAAAATGAGACACGCTATTCTACATGGACTTTGGgagtaa